Part of the Candidatus Neomarinimicrobiota bacterium genome is shown below.
GTATTTTTTTCTCCTCCCATCCTGCCGCCCATCCGCATTCCCTTGAATACCCGCGAGGGATACGAACTTGCGCCCACTGAACCGGGAGCGCGCACTCTGTCCGTTTGCCCGTGAGTTTTCGGTCCGCCGGCAAATCCATGACGCTTTACGACTCCTGCAAAACCCTTCCCTTTTGATTTACCGGATATCTTGACCCTCTCGCCTTCGGTGAACTGATCGACTTTAAGCTCGTCCCCGATCTCAGCCGGCTTTTCTTCCTCGCCGGTTTTCACTATTATTTTGCCTCTGAACTCAGCAAGGTGTTTCCGCGGTTCCGTGTTAATTTTTTTAAAAAGTCCGAGCTGCGCTTTTTTCGTTTTTGATTCCTGGCGCAGTTCATAGCCGATCTGTACCGCCTCGTATCCGTCCTTCTCTAATGTTTTTATCTGAGTCACCACGCACGGCTTCACTTCGATAAGGGTGACCGCGACGTTCGTGCCGTCCTCCTCGAAGAATCGCGTCATGCCGAGCTTTTTCCCAATGAGACCCGCTACTTTCAAACTTTTATCTCGATGTCAACGCCGGCCGGCAGATCGAGCTTCATCAGTGCATCAACCGTCTTCGGCGTCGAGTTTAATATGTCTAACAATCGTTTGTGTATCTTCGTCTGGAACTGTTCTCTCGATTTCTTGTTTACGTGCGGTGAACGGAGAACAGTGATTAGGGTTCTCCTGGTAGGCAGTGGGATCGGTCCCGATACTACCGCGCCCGTGGACCTTGCCGTTTTCATTATCAATTCGGTCGATTTGTCCACGAGGTTGTGGTCATACGCTTTTAATCTGATTCTTATCGTCTGTCCCGCCA
Proteins encoded:
- the rplC gene encoding 50S ribosomal protein L3, producing the protein MTRFFEEDGTNVAVTLIEVKPCVVTQIKTLEKDGYEAVQIGYELRQESKTKKAQLGLFKKINTEPRKHLAEFRGKIIVKTGEEEKPAEIGDELKVDQFTEGERVKISGKSKGKGFAGVVKRHGFAGGPKTHGQTDRVRAPGSVGASSYPSRVFKGMRMGGRMGGEKNTRRNVRIMRVDVEKNLIVVKGPVPGAINSFVRIWN
- the rpsJ gene encoding 30S ribosomal protein S10 gives rise to the protein MAGQTIRIRLKAYDHNLVDKSTELIMKTARSTGAVVSGPIPLPTRRTLITVLRSPHVNKKSREQFQTKIHKRLLDILNSTPKTVDALMKLDLPAGVDIEIKV